CATAAAGGACACAATCATAGGACTCAAGTTTCTCCTGAAGGGTTTTAAAGTACCTGACACGGTAtttgaaatacataaaaatcaaCTTTTGACGAAATTAGGACCCCAAAAAAAAGTTATTATTGGTAAAAGTAATTGACTCCCTAGTGATAAATTTTAACAATCATCATCTTAAATCACTGTAAGACTCAGACCTTCATTGACCTCTTAATATTGTTGTGCCTTGTTCATATATTAGTCTTACATCATTAGCATTCTAATACCCACAAGCCAATCGAAAAagattttttttgtgtgtgtgtgtgtgtgtgttgtgtATGACAGTACTCCACTACCAAATCTTGAAGTAAAGCAAATCCAAAATTGGCCTTGAAAATTCCATCGCTGCCAAACTTTCAGTACAATATGTTTGAAACCTATAAGTCTCTACTGCTTAATTTCATATTCAGAACATTATATAGGAGGGGAATAAAAAAAGAAAGATAAGTAGACATACTCTTTGTCCGCGATGTGAATGGTGGAAACCAAATCAACCTACAAAATTGAAAAAGCGAAACCCATTAATTGAAAAAACACATGAAGGAACCGAAGAAACCCAATTGAAAAAGTTTAAAGATGGAGCTAAAACCTGAAGAAAAGGCTGCAAAATTGACCAAGGAAACTTCTTCCTGTAAGAAACAACGGCAGTCTGCAATTCACCATTACTGCCATCACCACCACCGCGTTTGAATCTCATAAAATCAGCAATCGAACTACTCTGCAAGAACTGGTCGGCAGAGCCATCCTCGAGTGGCGGTGGTGCTGGAGCAGAGGAGGAAGCAATAGCCTTCACCTTGAACGGAGCTAATTTAAGAAGGTTGGAATATCTCAGGGTACGGATTGAGTTGGAGGAGAAGGGGAAGGACCCAGTTCTTCTGGTGGGTATGGAAGCAGAAGATGAATCGGAGAAAGCACTGGAGGTGGAATAGAGTAATGAGAGTGAGCCGGAGACCATTCTTGAATTGCACCCTTTCTCCAACCAAATAGGAGATTCAACACACCAGACCCTTTTTTTTCTTTGCTTCTGGTTATTTCAGTTATCCCTTCCCcgctttttattttatttttatcttgattTTTCGGCCTTTTTTTCTAATGTCTTGTATGTATGCACACTATCGCTTGCACGCAAAGTTGGGAGTCTTGAGATTTTTTTGTATTATGCGGACAAGAAAAATTAATTGATTGTGACAAAATAATGACATTAtttttttccataaaaaaaatattaaaaattgaatgttttttttttttaaatacatcaAAAATTGTTTTCACTAAATAATTTAAAAGGAGCATGTAATTGTTAACCACTAAAAaagctttctttttcttttttttttcttgtcaaATATTGCAAAATTTTCAGGCTTCTCAAAATGTTGACAAAATTGTATCGGATTCTTTTCTTCTTAGATTTCCCCGTGTAGATGAACAATGGTTGAAACCAAAATTTAGCCAAGTGCATATTAAGCAATAAGCACACTCCAAAGTTAGCTAAGCAAGTGAGTTGAACCACGGGCACGTAATATTCAGTTCGAAACAGCTATCTTACATTTAAAAACGACTTTATTGATGCTAAATAAGCATGCAATTGAAACATTAAATGAATGTAATTGACCAAAGACGAATCATCTACGGGAGAGGAATAATCAATGACAATGATAAGAAAGATAAAATAATACTATGTCTGTATACTATCAACCAACAGCATCTCAGCCTCAGAATCTCCAGCAGTAAAGACTGATCAAATCTGATGAGGAGAAGCCTGTGGAAAGAATAACCCTTCTGTTCAATATGAATGAATCTCTCTAATTGCCTTGGCTGCCAAAAGAATTAACATTTCTCCAGGCCTACTTATGATGAAATATCCATTTCATTGTGTCAAAAGCTGGATTCCAGCTTCTAAATCCTCTAAGGTAATTGTACGTAGTTCTTCAGTGTCTATGCAGTCAAAGTTGAGCCTGAGGTCCAAGTTCTCTCTCGCATTTACAAGCATTGGATCTATTATACCTCCATTCATCCCCTGACGCTGCTTCTCTGTTGTTTCTCTCTGTATCAATCTTGATATAGCTTCTACACTGCAGAAAGAGTGCAACTTAAATCCATACAATATGCTATCCTCTGTTTGATTATTCATCTTAATATGAAGAATTGTGGCCAATTCGTCAGAAGTGAAGTCATTAAACTGGAAAAACTTGGTCACCCGTCTGCAGAAACCTTCATTTGAAGCAATTACACGTTTCATCGGCTCACTATACCCAGCAAATATGACCACTATCTTTCCACTGTCCATGACAGACATGATTTCTTCTAATGCCTCTAACCCATAGTCCTTATCGTCTGCCTTTTGCATGGGTATCAGTCGGTAAGCCTCATCCACAAATAGAATACCTCCCTCTGCATCTTTTATCTGTGTGATGTCCAAGAAAAGAATCTCACAGTCAAGTTCTATccataaagaaaagaaaactaaattaAGAAAATGAAGGCTTAACATTGTACCTTCTTTCTAGTCTTTGGTCCAGTATGACCTACAAATTCCCCTACTAAATCTGTTCGCTGTACTTCTGTTACTTTGTCAGTGGGTAGAATTCCTACCATATGAAGTAATCTTCCAAGAATGCGAGCTACCATGGTCTTACCTGTTGGATTAGTAATGTTAATCTCAGCTTTCTAGCTAACCAAGCATGATAAAAGACATAGAGAGAAGATTTTTATTCACACTTCCCAATTGAAATACAAAAGAATGTACAATTTTGGTATTTCTAAACCCTTCCCCCATAATGTAATAGCTGAGATTTATTAGAGTGGTTCATGTTCTAGAATGTAGAAAGGTGGCTATTAATAATGCATAATGACAACAGTAAAGAattcatattttttaacaagGGAACGACTTACCTGTTCCAGGATTACCCAGAAAGGCCATATGAGGGGGCCTTCGGGTGCCAACTTTCAGACCAAGAGCCCTACGCCTCTCATCCAAAAGCATTCCTTTTGCCCATTTTCGTAATTGTGTTTTAAGATCATTCAAGCCAACTATATTTGACAATTCATTTTCTAGCTCATCCATCTTAGCCTTTGTTTCACTGCATGCTTCAatagcctttctctttctctgCTCTTCAAGGTGCGAGTATAATAATTCCCTCAACTTTTTATTAGCAGAGCCTTTGGAGAGATGATTTATAGGAGTTATTCCCTCCTGAAATTAAAGTTAGTAAAGACTATTATCATTTACACAGCATGACATTCAAAAGTGGAATATGCAAATAAATGCAATGCACTGTACATTGTCCTCGGCACTACAATCAGCATtagactcgagcaatgttttgacagtagAGCAATCTTCATAGAGTAGTGAGTACCAGACAGCAAGGTGTAATGGAGTCATGCCATTCTGCATAGAAGGAAATAGAAATTCATGAGCTAACTAAACTGGCATATTGACATTCCTATCAAAAACTAGATGTATCACAATTGAATAACTTCgtgaaaaagaaaaacacatttGCTTTGGCCTCAATAAAAGCACCATGAGCAAGAAGCATCCGAGCAGTATCATTGCACCCATTCTTCGCAGCCATGTGCAGAGGAGTTTCACCATACTGCAAAGGGCAAATACAGACACCCAGTAAACATAAGACCAATAGTAAAAGATCTCTCCCAGCTAGAAGTCGAACACATAAAAACTAAGATAGCACTCAACCCTGACAATCCGGTGGCAGATAAAGAGAAATACACAatggtatataaaaaaaaatcacgaaCCATATTCTTGGCTTCCAATTCAACTTCATGTGGCCCTGTTAACTCAAAAAGAAATTTAACTATCTCGGCCCTGTTGTTACCAGCAGCAACATGGAGGGGAGTTTGTGCCATCTGCATTTAGAATTAGAGCATAAGTCCAACTAAACAATTCATAAGTGCATTCATATACAGGCACAGTAAATGGTTTTGGCACTCGTCTTGATTTGGAGCACAGATGGCAAAGACCAGCACATTAACAAATGAATACTTGCATAGTAGCGTGTTTTATATCATTGTGTTTCACCGTACAATGTGTGTGTGCGTGTGTGTATAACAGTAGCCATATTTGTGTACAGAGTAGATGTCTGGATCCAGCACCATGTCATATCACATTCATCCAAACGTCAAAAGATGCTTTTCTAAATCTCATTCAGCATCCCAACCAAACATAATCTCTTAAGTCAAGCAAACAAACCTAACAATGCCAATTCTTCAAAACTACAAAACCCAATTcataaaatgacttgattatgtCAAACAAGACGaaatcaatcaaataaaaaaaacccAAAACATCGAACTTAAGAAATCTTTAAAAATAACCCAAGAAGGTGGTCGTGTGCTAAACGACACACACGTTCACAAAACGTATTGCTGAAACATAAAACATCCAGAAGGAGATGGGTATAAGAGAAGGGGATCTTACAACAGCATTTCTCTCATTGAGAAGAGAAGGATTCTCCCGAAGAAGCTTCTGAAACCCAATAAGATCACCGGACTGGGCGTAGCCATGAATGGTGGTGGGTTTAGTAGATCTTGAGCGCTGATCCCAAGACCTCTGCATCCTAATGGTCTCAAAATCCGTcctttgagaaagaaaaaaaaaacgggAAGAAGGTAATTGATTTCGATGGGTGGCGccggaaaaaatgggactctctcCGCTTCCGACTCTTGCGTCCGAATCCAACACTCCGCTAAACACAAACTAGCTTCCTCTCCCTATATATTATAAATCTATTTTTATTGTctgtgaaaagaccaaaatatccCCGCGTTTTTCCACTTCGATCCTATGGGCTATAGCTGGAGCCAACTGCCATTATCGAGTTTCTTCCCACCTTCCTTCCTCTTTCTTGCGAGGTCAATACTGTAATTTCATGTATACGTATATTTTGGGGCTAAACTGCAAATTATTAAAAaacttttttaattttatattttatagcaTGTTGTGTGAATAatgtattcttttttatttttgaaaagtgaataATGTGTTCCTTACTATACAAAAGTGTATATTTATCTGGCCTTTCTCATTTCACAAAAGAAAAAAgtgtatatttatttatgtgtACGTGTAAAGGTCGGCAAATGTTTATGTTTGGTTTATATTATACGAAAACAAGCTGTTTCACACCCCAAATCTTCATGGATTGTCATGCTTTGCTGGCTTGGCTAATTGAACCTTGTAATTTTAATCATGATAGAACTGTTTAATTGTATTGTTGAATAATACATATTTTTATATGTGTATAACTAAAAATGTGTTAAGCTAGCTCACTCACTTCAAAAAatttacataattaaaaaaatcaattataaATGTGTTAAATTAATGATTATAaagggcatatatatatatatatataattaggtCTATAGAATATGTCCACACACGATCCAATGTGTATCGTTGGGGCTCATATGCCACGGGTAACTGTTAACCACATGGCAAACATTTCTTCTCTTTATAATTTGTACACAATATAatatagagtaatgatatgtgctataaatataattagttttagatgattatgatttgtgaattatattTTACGATTTGAGAAATCTTCAATGCATTTTTTCTTACTCTAAAAACAGAATAAACAGTACCACCTGTGGAGATATTACCTCATCCTTATCCTAATTGTATTAAGTTAGAAAGTTACATGTTTAACAAGATTATTACAAAAAATAGATTAGAAATTAGTTTTAGAGTAATAATATGTGCATtaaaattatacacaaaaatattaCACTAATGACATATCTGTTTCATTTAACTAATCAAATTTATTTCAGACGATatctaatatttaaaaaaatagtatCAAGATAATGTCACATCAGTTAATGTAATGTTTGGATGCATATATtattattcttaattttaatgttgtttttcttttgtaattatttgtattgatattttaattatttttaatggaTTTGTTTCTACATAAGATTCATGAATagatgaaaaattaaacaattaagcttaaaatcatataaatatatacattgaAAGTCCAAAAATTTGAGCTCAATTGAGTCCAACCCATAGAGCATAAGTTTTTGCTTGGATGCTCGATAAAATAcctaaaaatcaaataaaatatataagtTATAGAAATATGtatttactaaaaaaaaaaaacaacaactaaCTAGGCATGTAAACGGAATAGGGTGGGGTTGGGGAGCTTCTGTTCCAAAGATGTCCCCCATTCTCACTTTGTCCATGTTTAAATGAGGTTAGGGGTAACAAGTactcatttaataaaaataattaaaatttgtaaaataatttaaaattaaatatttttttataataatttaataaaagtagAATAATCTTattaagaaatatatttattaaaaattaaatataaaccaGGTGGATACCCTATATTGCCACCCCGAATTCCCGAGTTAAATTACAAccctaattaaataataaaaataatcttTTTTTATCCTAATCCTAATCAATTGTAGATATTGTTATTAATGAATTGATTTTACCTCATCCTTTCCTAAAAGCTAATTGTAATAAATTGGAGGATTCTTATTAGttaatttacttatttattatgaGTAGCGTAATTGGAATAggaatttttttctttaaaaaaatagatctatatatataattctcttttttcttttcccATTATTCTTtgaataaaattttcaatttttaaatCTCACATAAATTCTAAATTTTAGTACAAAATTACCTATTAAAGGATATTTTGTTTAATTCCCATCCCTATAATTTAGGGAAATTTGCAGTATTCTTTACATTAATTTTGCTTAatacaatatatataataaaacataATTATGTATATACATTTTATGAAAAGGGTAAAACTTATTTTCGCTATAATATACATTTTACATAACTTGATATGTTTGGTAAGTTTTTATTTCCTTTTATActataattgtattatttgactCTTTTAAAATATAAAGTGCATTTAAATAGTGTTATCGGTTAAAAAggttatataatataatattgttCTTTTTTTGGCATGAATGTTGACTTACATTTTTTATTACCCAGATATCTTCATGTTACAGTATTTTAGGATAAAAACAAACGCATTATGTAACAATAAAAACAATAATCAACTTAACTTAAACATAAGTATTACATAAATTTATACATTCAATAAAAGTAAACAAAA
This genomic interval from Humulus lupulus chromosome 8, drHumLupu1.1, whole genome shotgun sequence contains the following:
- the LOC133797034 gene encoding protein CfxQ homolog isoform X2, encoding MKLNWKPRICMVKLLCTWLRRMGAMILLGCFLLMNGMTPLHLAVWYSLLYEDCSTVKTLLESNADCSAEDNEGITPINHLSKGSANKKLRELLYSHLEEQRKRKAIEACSETKAKMDELENELSNIVGLNDLKTQLRKWAKGMLLDERRRALGLKVGTRRPPHMAFLGNPGTGKTMVARILGRLLHMVGILPTDKVTEVQRTDLVGEFVGHTGPKTRKKIKDAEGGILFVDEAYRLIPMQKADDKDYGLEALEEIMSVMDSGKIVVIFAGYSEPMKRVIASNEGFCRRVTKFFQFNDFTSDELATILHIKMNNQTEDSILYGFKLHSFCSVEAISRLIQRETTEKQRQGMNGGIIDPMLVNARENLDLRLNFDCIDTEELRTITLEDLEAGIQLLTQ
- the LOC133797034 gene encoding uncharacterized protein LOC133797034 isoform X1 — protein: MQRSWDQRSRSTKPTTIHGYAQSGDLIGFQKLLRENPSLLNERNAVMAQTPLHVAAGNNRAEIVKFLFELTGPHEVELEAKNMYGETPLHMAAKNGCNDTARMLLAHGAFIEAKANNGMTPLHLAVWYSLLYEDCSTVKTLLESNADCSAEDNEGITPINHLSKGSANKKLRELLYSHLEEQRKRKAIEACSETKAKMDELENELSNIVGLNDLKTQLRKWAKGMLLDERRRALGLKVGTRRPPHMAFLGNPGTGKTMVARILGRLLHMVGILPTDKVTEVQRTDLVGEFVGHTGPKTRKKIKDAEGGILFVDEAYRLIPMQKADDKDYGLEALEEIMSVMDSGKIVVIFAGYSEPMKRVIASNEGFCRRVTKFFQFNDFTSDELATILHIKMNNQTEDSILYGFKLHSFCSVEAISRLIQRETTEKQRQGMNGGIIDPMLVNARENLDLRLNFDCIDTEELRTITLEDLEAGIQLLTQ